The genomic DNA GCCGGTGGTGCGCAGGGCCAGGAAGATCGCGCCGTGCTGGGTGAACAGCAGCAGCGTGGCCAGCCCGCCGAGCAGCGCGAACGGGCCGAGCAGGGTGAACAGGGTGCCGGTGTACTCGTGGTCCGCGTCCAGCGGGACACCGGCGACGATGTTGGCGAACGCGACGCCCCACAGCACGGCCGGGACGAGGGAGCCCCAGAAGAAGGCCCGGTCCCAGCCGCGGGTGCTGTCGCTCTTGCCGCGGTACTCCAGCGCCACACCGCGCATGATGAGCGCCAGCAGGATGAGGAACAGCGGCAGGTAGAAGCCGCTGAACAGGGTGGCGTACCACTCGGGGAAGGCGGCGAACGTGGCGCCGCCGGCCACCAGCAGCCACACCTCGTTGCCGTCCCACACCGGCCCGATGGTGCGCACCATCGTGCGCCGCTCGGTGTCGTCGCGGGACAGGAACGGCAGCAGGATGCCGACTCCGAAGTCGAATCCCTCCAGCACGAAGTAGCCGGTCCACAGCACGGCGATCAGGATGAACCAGACGGTGGTGAGTTCCATGGATGCAGTCCTCGGTCAGGTCAGGCAGGTCAGGCGGGTGTCGCGGCGGTCAGGGCGGTCAGTAGGACAGAGTGGGGACGGCGGACTCGGCCTCGGGCCGGTCCGCCTGGGGGCCGAGCCGGATGTACTTGAGCAGCAACCGCACCTCGATGACCGCGAGCACCGCGTAGACGAGGGTGAAGCCGACGAGGGTGATGGCCACGGAGAAGACGTCCACGTTCGGGGAGACCGCGGAGGCGGTGCGCATCAGGCCGAAGACGGTCCACGGCTGGCGGCCCATCTCGGTGAAGATCCAGCCGAGGCTGTTGGCCAGGAACGGCAGGCCGATGCCCGCGATGGCCAGCCGGTGGAACCACCGGCCCGCGGGCAGCCTGCCGCGCCTGGTCAGCCAGAGTCCGGCCAGCGCCAGCAGCGCGGACAGGGCCCCGAACCCGATCATGAGGCGGAACGACCAGTAGGCGAGGCCGACGACCGGCCGGTAGTCGCCGGGGCCGTAGAGCGCCTCGTAGCGTTCCTGGATGTCGTTGATGCCCTCGACCTCGCCGTCCAGCGTGTTGGTGGACAGCAGGCTCAGTCCGTACGGGATCTGCAGGTTGACGTGGTTGCGGCCGTTCTCGACGTCGCCGACGGCGAACAGGGAGAAGCCGGCCGACCGCTCGTCCTCCCACAGCGCCTCGGCGGCGGCCATCTTCATCGGCTGCTGCTCGGTCATGATCTGCGCCTGCCAGTGGCCGGAGAACGACACGCCGACGGCGGAGACCAGGGCGACGGCCAGCGCCAGGCGGGCGGAGATGCGGAAGGTCGCCTCCTCGCGCCGGCGCAGCAGGAACCAGGCGCTGACCCCAAGGACGAAAGCGGCGGCGGTGAGGAACGCACCGAAGATCACGTGAGGGAAGGTGACGAGGGTGGTGGAGTTGGTGAGCACGGCCCAGATGTCGGTGAGCTCGGCCCGGCCGTTGTTGATCCGGTAGCCGACGGGGTGCTGCATCCAGGAGTTGGCCGCGAGGATGAAGTAGGCGGAGATGTTGGTCCCGATGGCCGCCAGCCAGATCGTGGCCAGGTGCACCCTTGGTGACAGCTTGTCCCGCCCGAAGATCCACAGACCGAGGAACGTGGACTCCAGGAAGAACGCGATCAGCCCCTCCATCGCCAGCGGCGCCCCGAACACGTCGCCCACGAAGCGCGAGTAGTCGCTCCAGTTCATCCCGAACTGGAACTCCTGCACGATGCCCGTCACCACGCCCATCGCGAAGTTGATCAGGAAGAGCTTCCCGAAGAACGTGGTCAGCTTCAGATACTCGGGCTTCCTGGTGCGATACCAGGCGGTCTGCAGCCCGGCCACGATGATCGACAGGCCGATCGTCAGGGGGACGAACAGGAAGTGGTAGACGGTCGTGATGCCGAACTGCCAACGGGAGAGGTCGAGGACGTCCATGACCTCAAGGGTCGCGGCAGGCCGCCGGCCGCCCATAGGGCCGCCCGTCCTCGTCCGGCGGGACCTTGGGGTGGGACTTTCGGCACTCCCGGCCGGGCCGTCCGGCTCTGCCGGTGCCGGGTGACACCGCGGAAGGCTCTGAGCAGGAGGTGCGTCATGTCCACTCCCCCGGCCGACCAGCACGCCACCCGTCCCACCCGCCACCCGGCCGGCCCGCCGCCCGGCCCCTCGACGGGGCGCGCGGCCGGTCGCCCGGCCGCGTCGCCGCCCGGCCGGCCTGTCAGCCCGTCCGCAAACCCGCTCGCCTCCGAGCTGGGCGTGCGCAGGCTGCTGGTCGCGGCCGGCCAGGCGCCGTCGGTGCTCAACACCCA from Nonomuraea muscovyensis includes the following:
- the cydB gene encoding cytochrome d ubiquinol oxidase subunit II, translated to MELTTVWFILIAVLWTGYFVLEGFDFGVGILLPFLSRDDTERRTMVRTIGPVWDGNEVWLLVAGGATFAAFPEWYATLFSGFYLPLFLILLALIMRGVALEYRGKSDSTRGWDRAFFWGSLVPAVLWGVAFANIVAGVPLDADHEYTGTLFTLLGPFALLGGLATLLLFTQHGAIFLALRTTGELRRRAVRASRVLVPATMLVVMGFLVLARSGPLSWVAVGMAFAGLLGAVLATAAGRDGWAFTASAVAIVGFVAALFTSLWPNVMPALDPANSLTVTNAASNPYTLTVMTWVAAFFTPVILGYQAWTYWVFRRRLTGAV
- a CDS encoding cytochrome ubiquinol oxidase subunit I, which encodes MDVLDLSRWQFGITTVYHFLFVPLTIGLSIIVAGLQTAWYRTRKPEYLKLTTFFGKLFLINFAMGVVTGIVQEFQFGMNWSDYSRFVGDVFGAPLAMEGLIAFFLESTFLGLWIFGRDKLSPRVHLATIWLAAIGTNISAYFILAANSWMQHPVGYRINNGRAELTDIWAVLTNSTTLVTFPHVIFGAFLTAAAFVLGVSAWFLLRRREEATFRISARLALAVALVSAVGVSFSGHWQAQIMTEQQPMKMAAAEALWEDERSAGFSLFAVGDVENGRNHVNLQIPYGLSLLSTNTLDGEVEGINDIQERYEALYGPGDYRPVVGLAYWSFRLMIGFGALSALLALAGLWLTRRGRLPAGRWFHRLAIAGIGLPFLANSLGWIFTEMGRQPWTVFGLMRTASAVSPNVDVFSVAITLVGFTLVYAVLAVIEVRLLLKYIRLGPQADRPEAESAVPTLSY